In Flavobacterium okayamense, a single window of DNA contains:
- a CDS encoding peptide chain release factor 3 has translation MSFLQEIAKRRTFGIISHPDAGKTTLTEKLLLFGGAIQEAGAVKSNKIKKGATSDFMEIERQRGISVATSVLAFIYKDKKINILDTPGHKDFAEDTFRTLTAVDSVIVVIDVAKGVEEQTEKLVEVCRMRNIPMIVFINKLDREGKDAFDLLDEVEQKLKLTVTPLSFPIGMGYDFKGIYNIWEKNINLFTGDSRKDIEDTIAFDDVANPELDKIVGEKAANKLREELELVTEIYPQFDRDTYLKGDLQPVFFGSALNNFGVRELLDCFIEIAPQPRSKESDTRLVKPEEDKFSGFVFKIHANMDPKHRDRLAFIKIVSGVFERNKPYLHVRNNKNLKFSSPNAFFAEKKEVVDISYPGDIVGLHDTGNFKIGDTLTEGELMNFKGIPSFSPEHFRYINNADPLKAKQLEKGIDQLMDEGVAQLFTLEMNGRKVIGTVGALQYEVIQYRLEHEYGAKCSYENFPAHKACWVKPDDAKNDEYAEFKRVKQKFLGKDKYGQLVFLADSEFSIQMTQQKYPSVKLFFTSDFHSN, from the coding sequence ATGAGTTTTTTACAAGAAATAGCAAAACGAAGAACTTTTGGAATTATCTCGCATCCTGATGCTGGTAAAACAACTTTAACTGAAAAGTTACTTTTATTTGGTGGTGCCATACAAGAAGCTGGTGCTGTTAAAAGTAACAAAATTAAAAAAGGAGCTACTTCCGATTTCATGGAAATCGAACGTCAAAGAGGTATCTCAGTAGCAACTTCTGTTTTAGCTTTTATTTATAAAGACAAAAAAATTAATATTCTAGATACTCCAGGTCACAAAGATTTTGCAGAAGACACCTTTAGAACACTTACAGCAGTTGATAGTGTTATTGTGGTTATTGATGTTGCCAAAGGGGTTGAGGAACAAACTGAAAAACTTGTTGAAGTTTGTAGAATGCGAAACATTCCTATGATTGTATTCATTAACAAACTTGACCGTGAAGGTAAAGATGCCTTTGATTTATTAGATGAAGTTGAGCAAAAGTTAAAATTAACAGTAACGCCTTTGAGTTTCCCAATTGGAATGGGTTACGATTTTAAAGGTATATATAATATTTGGGAAAAGAATATTAACTTATTTACAGGTGATAGTAGAAAAGATATTGAAGACACTATTGCTTTCGACGATGTTGCTAATCCAGAATTAGATAAAATTGTAGGTGAAAAAGCAGCAAATAAATTAAGAGAAGAATTAGAATTAGTTACAGAAATCTATCCCCAATTTGACAGAGACACTTATTTAAAAGGAGACTTACAACCTGTGTTTTTTGGTTCGGCATTAAATAATTTCGGAGTAAGAGAATTATTAGATTGTTTTATTGAAATAGCTCCACAACCAAGATCTAAAGAATCCGATACGCGTTTAGTTAAACCAGAAGAAGATAAATTTAGTGGATTCGTTTTCAAAATACATGCTAATATGGACCCTAAACACAGAGATAGATTAGCATTCATAAAAATTGTTTCAGGAGTTTTTGAAAGAAACAAACCTTATCTTCATGTTAGAAATAATAAAAATTTAAAATTCTCTAGTCCTAATGCATTCTTTGCTGAAAAGAAAGAAGTTGTTGACATTTCTTATCCTGGAGATATTGTTGGTTTACATGATACTGGAAATTTTAAAATTGGAGATACTTTAACTGAAGGAGAATTAATGAATTTCAAGGGAATTCCGAGTTTCTCTCCAGAACATTTCCGATACATTAATAATGCAGATCCATTAAAAGCAAAGCAATTAGAAAAAGGTATCGACCAATTAATGGATGAAGGAGTTGCTCAGCTATTTACATTAGAAATGAACGGAAGAAAAGTTATTGGAACTGTTGGAGCTCTTCAATATGAAGTTATTCAATACCGTCTAGAGCATGAATATGGTGCAAAATGTAGTTATGAAAACTTCCCTGCGCACAAAGCATGTTGGGTAAAACCTGATGATGCTAAAAATGATGAATATGCAGAATTTAAAAGAGTTAAACAGAAATTCTTAGGAAAAGATAAATACGGCCAATTGGTGTTTTTAGCAGATAGTGAATTTTCAATCCAAATGACGCAGCAAAAATATCCAAGTGTTAAGTTATTCTTTACTTCTGATTTTCATAGTAATTAA
- a CDS encoding bifunctional 5,10-methylenetetrahydrofolate dehydrogenase/5,10-methenyltetrahydrofolate cyclohydrolase — MVLLDGKKVSEDIKNEIAAEVAKMKENGEKVPHLAAVIVGNDGASLTYVGSKVKACERVGFESTLIKMPSTTTEIELLKKIKELNENDDIDGFIVQLPLPKQIDTQKILMAIDPSKDVDGFHPENFGKMALDMSTFIPATPFGILELLERYNVETKGKHTVVIGRSHIVGRPMSILMGRKGFPGNSTVTLTHSHTKNITQITSQADIIITALGVPNYLKAEMVKDDVVVIDVGITRVADETTEKGYRITGDVDFENVSKKASHITPVPGGVGPMTIAMLLKNTLLAREGRKMK, encoded by the coding sequence ATGGTATTATTAGACGGTAAAAAAGTTTCTGAAGACATTAAAAATGAAATAGCTGCAGAAGTAGCTAAGATGAAAGAAAACGGAGAAAAAGTTCCTCATTTAGCCGCAGTTATTGTAGGTAACGATGGTGCAAGTTTGACTTACGTTGGAAGTAAAGTTAAAGCTTGTGAACGAGTTGGATTCGAATCGACTTTAATTAAAATGCCAAGTACAACAACTGAAATAGAACTTTTAAAGAAGATAAAAGAACTTAATGAAAATGACGATATCGATGGGTTTATTGTTCAGCTTCCTTTACCAAAACAAATTGATACTCAAAAAATATTGATGGCTATCGATCCAAGTAAAGATGTAGATGGTTTCCATCCTGAAAACTTTGGTAAAATGGCTTTAGACATGAGTACTTTTATTCCTGCTACACCTTTTGGAATTTTAGAATTATTAGAGCGTTATAATGTTGAAACTAAAGGGAAGCATACTGTTGTTATTGGTCGTAGTCATATTGTTGGTCGTCCAATGAGTATTTTAATGGGACGTAAAGGTTTTCCCGGAAATTCAACAGTAACTTTAACGCATAGTCATACAAAAAATATAACTCAAATAACTTCACAAGCTGATATTATTATTACTGCATTAGGTGTCCCTAATTATTTAAAAGCAGAAATGGTAAAAGATGATGTAGTAGTTATTGATGTTGGTATTACTCGAGTTGCAGATGAAACAACTGAAAAAGGGTATAGAATAACTGGAGATGTTGATTTTGAAAATGTATCGAAAAAGGCTTCTCATATTACTCCAGTTCCCGGAGGTGTTGGGCCAATGACAATTGCAATGTTATTGAAAAATACTTTATTAGCGAGAGAAGGAAGAAAAATGAAATAA
- a CDS encoding AAA family ATPase produces MSDVAAIQNLVQKQKELKQEIAKVIVGQEEVVNQIVLSIFAGGHALLIGVPGLAKTLMVNTISKALGLDFKRIQFTPDLMPSDILGSEILDENRNFKFIKGPVFSNIILADEINRTPPKTQAALLEAMQERAVTVAGHNYQLNLPYFVLATQNPIEQEGTYPLPEAQLDRFMFAIKLDYPTFDEEVQVVKATTTDVKADVKALFKSQEIIDFQNVIRKIPVADNVIEYAVTLVSKTRPDNVLAPDFVKQYIDWGAGPRASQNLILAAKTQAALNGKFSPDIEDVQAVAYGILRHRIVKNYKADAEGISEEDIIKKLF; encoded by the coding sequence ATGTCAGATGTAGCTGCTATCCAAAATTTAGTTCAAAAACAAAAAGAATTAAAACAAGAAATAGCTAAAGTTATTGTTGGTCAAGAAGAAGTAGTAAACCAAATTGTATTAAGTATTTTTGCTGGTGGGCATGCTTTGCTAATTGGTGTTCCAGGATTAGCAAAAACCTTAATGGTAAATACGATTTCTAAAGCATTAGGATTAGATTTTAAACGTATTCAGTTCACACCTGATTTAATGCCGTCTGATATTTTAGGAAGCGAAATATTAGATGAAAATCGCAATTTTAAATTTATAAAAGGGCCTGTTTTTTCAAATATTATTTTAGCGGATGAGATTAACCGAACACCACCAAAAACACAAGCGGCACTTTTAGAAGCCATGCAAGAAAGAGCGGTTACTGTTGCCGGACATAATTATCAATTAAACTTACCTTATTTTGTGTTGGCAACGCAAAATCCTATTGAGCAAGAAGGAACGTATCCATTGCCTGAAGCACAACTAGACCGTTTTATGTTTGCGATAAAATTAGATTATCCAACATTTGACGAAGAAGTGCAAGTGGTAAAAGCAACAACTACGGATGTTAAAGCTGATGTTAAAGCTTTGTTTAAATCGCAAGAGATAATCGATTTTCAAAATGTAATACGCAAAATTCCTGTAGCTGATAATGTAATTGAGTATGCGGTTACTTTGGTTAGTAAAACCCGACCAGATAATGTATTAGCACCAGATTTTGTAAAACAATATATCGATTGGGGTGCTGGTCCACGTGCGTCTCAAAATTTGATTTTAGCAGCAAAAACTCAAGCCGCTTTAAATGGTAAATTTTCACCCGACATTGAAGATGTTCAAGCGGTTGCTTACGGAATTTTAAGACATCGAATCGTTAAAAACTACAAAGCCGACGCTGAAGGAATTTCTGAAGAAGATATTATTAAGAAGTTGTTTTAG
- a CDS encoding peptidylprolyl isomerase gives MKFINKPLALLLLVTTSVFAQPKKQKVDGVIGVVGDYVVLDSDIDLEYIQLKAQGVDTKNITRCELFGKQLEDKLYAHQAIQDSIIVTDQEVNDYMNQQIDAMVEQVGSIEKVVNYYNKKDEEDFRSFFFDVIKMNKLTSQMQKKIVDEVEITPEEVRNFFKEIPQDEIPMFGAEVEVAQIVIKPKISEQEKQNAINKLKGIRKEVLEGASFYSKVVLNTDDKASIGTGGFYKITRKTPFVKEFKEVAFSLAEGEISEPFETEFGYHIILVEKIKGQEIELRHILIKPKVTDEALKQAKADIEIIREKIVKGEISFEDAAKASSDEKETKNNGGVLFNPQTMETKFELTKMDPALYNQIVDLKVGEVSLPYLDQEERGDKYYKILTINNKLPEHKADYASDYLKIKELALRDKQIKAISKWMEEKIQETYIKIDKDYQECDFTSNWLKK, from the coding sequence TTGAAATTTATAAATAAGCCTTTAGCTTTACTTCTTTTAGTAACAACTTCGGTTTTTGCACAACCAAAAAAACAAAAGGTTGATGGAGTTATAGGTGTAGTAGGAGATTATGTTGTTTTAGATTCTGATATCGATTTAGAATATATTCAATTAAAAGCACAAGGTGTAGATACTAAAAATATTACACGTTGCGAACTTTTTGGAAAACAATTAGAAGATAAATTGTATGCGCATCAAGCGATTCAAGATAGTATAATTGTTACCGATCAAGAAGTAAATGATTATATGAACCAGCAAATTGATGCAATGGTAGAGCAAGTTGGATCGATTGAAAAAGTTGTGAATTATTACAACAAAAAAGATGAAGAGGACTTTAGAAGTTTCTTTTTTGATGTTATCAAAATGAATAAATTAACTTCTCAAATGCAGAAAAAAATTGTTGATGAAGTTGAAATCACTCCAGAAGAAGTTCGTAATTTCTTTAAAGAAATTCCACAGGATGAAATTCCTATGTTTGGTGCCGAAGTTGAAGTAGCTCAAATTGTTATAAAACCTAAAATCTCTGAACAAGAGAAACAAAATGCAATAAACAAGCTTAAAGGAATTAGAAAAGAAGTATTAGAAGGTGCAAGTTTTTACAGTAAAGTTGTATTAAATACTGATGATAAAGCGTCTATTGGAACAGGTGGTTTTTACAAAATAACACGTAAAACTCCTTTTGTAAAAGAATTTAAAGAAGTAGCTTTCAGTTTAGCAGAAGGCGAAATTTCTGAACCTTTTGAAACAGAATTCGGTTATCATATTATTTTAGTTGAAAAAATTAAAGGGCAAGAAATTGAACTTCGTCACATTTTAATTAAACCTAAAGTTACAGATGAAGCTTTAAAACAAGCAAAAGCCGATATTGAAATTATTAGAGAAAAAATTGTAAAAGGTGAAATTTCTTTTGAAGATGCTGCTAAAGCTTCATCTGATGAAAAAGAGACAAAAAATAATGGTGGTGTCCTGTTTAATCCTCAAACAATGGAAACTAAGTTTGAGTTAACAAAAATGGATCCAGCATTGTACAATCAAATTGTTGATTTAAAAGTGGGTGAGGTTTCACTTCCATATTTAGATCAAGAAGAAAGAGGTGATAAATATTACAAAATTCTTACTATAAATAATAAACTTCCAGAGCACAAAGCAGATTATGCAAGTGATTATTTAAAGATTAAAGAATTAGCATTAAGAGATAAGCAAATTAAAGCTATTTCTAAGTGGATGGAAGAAAAAATCCAAGAGACTTATATCAAAATTGATAAAGATTACCAAGAATGTGACTTCACTAGTAATTGGTTGAAAAAATAA
- a CDS encoding peptidylprolyl isomerase, with product MKKVVVFLFVLVNSVVSFAQQSEKQVLFTIDNDSFYTDEFTRVYNKNLELVKDDSQKNLNNYLDLFIGYKLKVEKAKKLGLQNNTKYQNELNSYRTQLAKNYLNDSKVTTELVNEAYDRMKTEVRASHILVMVDENADAKDTLKAYNKVLDITKRLKSGEKFEDLALKFSEDPSAKVNKGDLGYFSAFKMVYPFESAAYNTKVGEVSKIVRTRFGYHLIKVTDKRENRGEVTVAHIMLLKPENLDPEKTKEVEKDINDIYQKIQQGESFEELAKQFSDDKSTAAKGGVLQKFGSGQLTSQEFEDVAFGLKEKEQISKPFKSQFGWHIVKLIDKHPLKSLEDLRFDIENNIKRDDRSRLITNSLVNKLSKKYSLDKNAKLYNKIVNTVNDDYYSLNWKQPEGAKNYNETLLTINNDKKVNGSAFLSYLESQQKVGHKTRPISTLVADLYKNWSEEQLISFYNENLEREVPEFRYVMEEYRDGLLLFDLMEKEIWDRAKQDTIGLESFYKSHIDKYKWKDRYDVDIYSSTDKSFVEKAQKYAGKNKSVDYIKEKINKNGKVNVMVKSGLFEKDYDVLPDFDINKEGTTKIVQKGNYYFVANVKSIKSSEPKPLEECKGAVVSDYQQYLEDNWVNDLKKDFTVKVNQEVFNQVKSELTK from the coding sequence ATGAAGAAAGTAGTAGTATTTCTATTTGTTCTGGTAAATTCAGTTGTGAGTTTTGCACAACAAAGCGAAAAACAAGTTTTATTTACAATCGATAACGATTCTTTTTATACGGATGAATTTACTCGAGTATATAACAAAAATTTAGAATTAGTTAAAGACGATTCTCAAAAAAACTTAAACAATTATTTAGATCTTTTCATTGGTTATAAACTAAAAGTAGAAAAAGCTAAAAAATTAGGCCTTCAAAATAATACTAAATATCAGAATGAATTAAATTCTTATAGAACTCAATTGGCTAAGAATTATTTGAATGATTCTAAAGTTACAACTGAGTTAGTTAACGAAGCTTATGACAGAATGAAAACTGAAGTAAGAGCTTCTCATATTTTAGTAATGGTTGATGAAAATGCAGATGCAAAAGATACTTTGAAAGCTTATAATAAGGTTTTAGATATAACTAAAAGACTAAAATCTGGTGAAAAGTTCGAAGATTTAGCACTTAAATTTTCTGAAGACCCATCTGCTAAAGTTAATAAAGGGGATTTAGGATATTTCTCAGCATTTAAAATGGTTTATCCATTCGAATCAGCTGCTTATAACACTAAAGTAGGTGAAGTATCTAAAATTGTTCGTACGCGTTTTGGTTACCATCTTATAAAAGTTACTGATAAAAGAGAAAATAGAGGAGAAGTAACTGTGGCTCATATCATGTTGCTAAAACCTGAAAACCTTGATCCTGAAAAAACTAAAGAAGTTGAAAAGGATATTAATGATATTTATCAAAAAATTCAACAAGGAGAGAGTTTTGAAGAGCTTGCTAAACAATTCTCTGATGATAAATCAACTGCTGCTAAAGGTGGTGTTTTACAAAAATTTGGTTCAGGGCAATTAACATCTCAAGAATTTGAAGATGTTGCTTTTGGATTAAAGGAAAAAGAACAAATTTCAAAACCATTTAAGTCTCAATTTGGTTGGCATATTGTTAAGTTAATTGATAAACATCCTTTAAAGAGTTTAGAAGATCTTAGATTTGATATTGAAAACAATATTAAAAGAGATGATCGTTCTCGTTTAATTACAAATTCTTTAGTAAATAAGTTAAGCAAAAAATATTCACTTGATAAAAATGCTAAACTTTATAATAAGATTGTAAATACAGTTAATGATGATTATTACAGTTTAAATTGGAAACAACCAGAAGGTGCTAAAAACTATAATGAAACATTATTGACAATTAATAATGATAAGAAAGTAAATGGTTCTGCATTTTTAAGTTATTTAGAAAGCCAACAAAAAGTAGGACATAAAACAAGACCAATTTCAACTTTAGTTGCAGATTTATATAAAAATTGGAGCGAAGAACAATTAATAAGTTTTTACAATGAAAATTTAGAGAGAGAAGTTCCAGAATTTCGTTATGTAATGGAAGAGTATAGAGATGGTTTATTGTTGTTTGATTTAATGGAAAAAGAAATTTGGGATAGAGCTAAACAAGATACAATTGGTCTTGAAAGTTTTTATAAAAGCCATATAGATAAATACAAATGGAAAGATAGATATGATGTAGATATTTATTCTTCAACGGATAAAAGTTTTGTAGAAAAAGCTCAAAAATATGCGGGTAAAAACAAATCAGTAGATTACATCAAAGAGAAAATTAATAAGAATGGTAAAGTAAATGTCATGGTAAAATCAGGTTTGTTTGAGAAAGATTATGATGTTTTGCCTGATTTTGATATTAATAAAGAGGGGACAACTAAAATTGTTCAAAAAGGGAATTATTATTTTGTGGCAAATGTAAAATCGATTAAGTCAAGCGAACCTAAGCCTCTAGAAGAATGTAAAGGAGCAGTTGTTAGTGATTACCAACAATATTTAGAAGATAATTGGGTTAATGATTTAAAGAAAGATTTTACAGTAAAAGTTAATCAAGAAGTATTTAATCAAGTAAAATCAGAATTGACAAAATAG
- a CDS encoding acyltransferase family protein, which translates to MSQQMQSSERIFGLDVVRAAAISFVVFSHLFYVVDSYNPTFIAISGVFGYFGVEVFFVLSGFLIGTILLKKYLKEDFNFSSIKTFLKRRWYRTLPAYYLVLLLNIILAIVFNYDFKGWWNYFLFIQNLFTYKIPFFRESWSLSVEEWTYLLVPFILFFGSKFFKISRKYSFLILTLSLIFIFHLFRYLAYLNLEIYEMDIWNTEIKSTVIYRIDAILFGFIIAWIHYFYKDFLHKIRVYLFIVAAHLFFLQFAVMNVLRFDLINTPLYFKVFYFTLTSTTVALGLPFFISWRQTFSFLRIPIEFVSKVSYSVYLLHYSIIAVLLKQSLLYLDIEISTVPLLVLYLSITLILSFLLYRFFEKPIMDLRDN; encoded by the coding sequence ATGAGTCAACAAATGCAATCTAGTGAAAGAATATTTGGATTAGATGTGGTTAGAGCTGCTGCGATATCTTTTGTTGTTTTTTCGCACTTGTTTTATGTTGTAGATAGTTATAATCCAACGTTCATTGCGATAAGTGGCGTTTTTGGGTATTTTGGGGTTGAAGTTTTTTTTGTTTTAAGTGGATTTTTAATTGGAACCATCCTACTAAAAAAATACCTTAAAGAAGATTTTAATTTTTCAAGTATTAAAACTTTTTTGAAACGACGTTGGTATAGAACATTACCCGCTTATTATTTGGTTTTATTGCTAAATATTATTCTGGCAATTGTTTTTAATTATGATTTTAAAGGTTGGTGGAACTATTTTTTATTTATACAGAATTTGTTCACGTATAAAATTCCATTTTTTAGGGAATCTTGGAGTTTATCGGTTGAAGAATGGACGTATTTACTTGTTCCTTTTATTTTGTTTTTTGGTAGTAAATTTTTTAAAATAAGTAGAAAGTATTCTTTTTTAATACTAACGTTGAGTCTTATTTTCATTTTTCATTTATTCAGATATCTTGCGTATTTAAATCTTGAGATTTATGAAATGGACATATGGAATACTGAAATTAAATCTACAGTAATTTATAGAATTGATGCAATTTTATTTGGATTTATCATAGCCTGGATTCATTATTTCTACAAAGATTTTTTACACAAAATTCGAGTGTATTTATTTATAGTTGCCGCGCATTTATTTTTTTTACAATTTGCAGTGATGAATGTATTGCGTTTCGATTTAATTAATACACCACTTTATTTTAAAGTTTTTTATTTCACACTAACATCAACTACTGTAGCTTTAGGATTACCTTTTTTTATTAGCTGGAGACAAACTTTTTCATTTTTACGAATTCCTATTGAGTTTGTGAGTAAGGTTTCCTATAGTGTGTATCTTTTACATTATAGTATTATAGCTGTTTTGCTTAAACAAAGTTTATTGTATTTGGATATAGAGATTTCAACAGTGCCATTGCTTGTTTTATACTTATCAATTACACTAATTTTATCATTCCTGTTATATCGTTTTTTTGAAAAACCAATTATGGATTTGAGAGATAATTAG
- a CDS encoding aconitate hydratase: MAFDIEMIKKVYENMPARVDKAREIVGRPLTLSEKILYAHLWDGNPSTAYVRGKDYVDFAPDRVACQDATAQMALLQFMHAGKNKVAVPTTVHCDHLIQAKVGAKTDLATANSQSREVFDFLSSVSNKYGIGFWKPGSGIIHQIVLENYAFPGGMMIGTDSHTVNAGGLGMVAIGVGGADAVDVMAGMSWELKFPKLIGVKLTGKLNGWTAPKDVILKVADILTVKGGTGAIVEYFGEGAEAMSCTGKGTICNMGAEIGATTSTFGYDDSMRRYLSATGRQEVVDAADKVASYLTADAEVYVNPEKYFDQLIEINLSELEPHINGPFTPDRGTPVSKMKTEAEANGWPLKVEWGLIGSCTNSSYEDMSRAASIVEQAVEHGITPKAEFGINPGSEQIRYTIERDGIIETFEKMGTKVFTNACGPCIGQWDREGADKQEKNTIVHSFNRNFSKRADGNPNTHAFVTSPEMVAALAISGRLDFNPITDTLLNDKGEAVKLNPPVGDELPTKGFDVEDPGFQAPAEDGSGVQVVVSPTSERLQLLDPFTPWDGKNITGAKLLIKAFGKCTTDHISMAGPWLRFRGHLDNISNNMLIGAENAFNGKANLVKNQLTGSYDAVPAVQRAYKAAGIASIVVGDHNYGEGSSREHAAMEPRHLGVKAVLVKSFARIHETNLKKQGMLGLTFANEADYDKVQEDDTINFLDLTDFAPGKPLTLEFVHADGSKDIIMANHTYNEGQIEWFKAGSALNLIAAGKA, from the coding sequence ATGGCTTTTGATATTGAAATGATTAAAAAAGTGTACGAAAATATGCCTGCTCGTGTTGATAAAGCACGTGAAATTGTAGGTCGTCCACTTACCTTATCTGAAAAGATTTTATATGCGCATTTATGGGATGGAAATCCTTCAACTGCTTACGTGAGAGGTAAAGATTATGTTGACTTTGCACCGGATAGAGTTGCTTGTCAAGATGCTACTGCTCAAATGGCATTATTGCAATTTATGCATGCCGGAAAAAATAAAGTTGCCGTTCCTACAACGGTTCACTGTGATCACTTAATCCAAGCTAAAGTTGGTGCTAAAACCGATTTAGCAACTGCAAACTCACAATCAAGAGAAGTTTTTGACTTTTTATCTTCAGTTTCTAATAAATACGGAATTGGATTTTGGAAACCAGGTTCAGGTATTATTCACCAAATTGTTCTAGAAAATTATGCTTTCCCTGGAGGAATGATGATTGGTACCGATTCTCATACAGTTAACGCTGGTGGTTTAGGAATGGTGGCCATTGGTGTTGGTGGTGCTGATGCTGTTGATGTAATGGCAGGAATGTCTTGGGAATTAAAATTTCCTAAGTTGATTGGTGTAAAATTAACTGGTAAACTAAACGGATGGACTGCTCCAAAAGACGTAATCTTAAAAGTTGCTGATATTTTAACTGTAAAAGGTGGAACAGGTGCAATTGTAGAATACTTTGGAGAAGGTGCTGAAGCAATGTCTTGTACTGGTAAAGGAACTATTTGTAACATGGGTGCTGAAATTGGAGCTACAACTTCAACTTTTGGTTATGATGATTCAATGAGAAGATATTTATCGGCTACAGGTCGTCAGGAAGTAGTTGATGCTGCAGATAAAGTGGCTTCATACTTAACTGCAGATGCAGAAGTGTATGTAAACCCTGAAAAGTACTTCGATCAATTAATCGAAATTAATTTATCTGAATTAGAACCACATATTAACGGACCTTTCACACCAGATAGAGGAACTCCAGTTTCAAAAATGAAAACGGAAGCTGAAGCTAATGGATGGCCGTTAAAAGTAGAATGGGGACTAATCGGTTCTTGTACAAACTCTTCTTATGAAGATATGTCAAGAGCAGCTTCTATTGTGGAGCAAGCTGTTGAACATGGAATTACTCCAAAAGCTGAATTCGGTATTAATCCAGGTTCTGAACAAATTCGTTATACAATTGAAAGAGACGGAATTATCGAAACTTTCGAAAAAATGGGTACTAAAGTATTTACAAATGCTTGTGGACCTTGTATCGGTCAGTGGGATAGAGAAGGAGCTGATAAACAAGAGAAAAATACTATTGTTCACTCTTTCAACCGTAATTTCTCAAAAAGAGCAGATGGAAATCCTAATACTCATGCTTTTGTAACTTCACCAGAAATGGTTGCTGCTTTAGCAATTTCAGGAAGATTAGATTTCAACCCTATTACAGATACTTTATTAAATGATAAAGGTGAAGCAGTTAAATTAAATCCACCTGTAGGTGATGAGTTGCCAACAAAAGGATTTGATGTTGAAGATCCAGGTTTCCAAGCACCTGCTGAAGATGGTTCTGGAGTTCAAGTTGTAGTTTCTCCAACATCTGAACGTTTACAATTATTAGATCCATTTACACCTTGGGATGGTAAAAATATTACTGGAGCTAAATTATTAATTAAAGCTTTTGGAAAATGTACAACTGACCACATTTCAATGGCAGGTCCATGGTTACGTTTCCGTGGTCACTTAGATAATATTTCTAACAATATGTTAATTGGTGCAGAAAATGCTTTTAACGGAAAAGCAAATTTGGTTAAAAATCAATTAACAGGTTCTTATGATGCTGTTCCAGCTGTTCAAAGAGCATATAAAGCTGCTGGTATTGCTTCAATAGTAGTTGGAGATCATAACTACGGGGAAGGTTCTTCTCGTGAGCATGCTGCAATGGAGCCTCGTCATTTAGGAGTTAAAGCGGTTCTAGTGAAATCATTTGCTCGTATTCACGAAACAAACTTGAAGAAGCAAGGAATGTTAGGTTTAACATTTGCTAACGAAGCAGATTATGATAAAGTACAAGAAGATGATACTATCAATTTCTTAGATTTAACAGATTTTGCTCCAGGAAAGCCATTAACTTTAGAGTTTGTTCATGCTGATGGTTCTAAAGATATAATTATGGCTAACCATACTTATAATGAAGGTCAAATAGAATGGTTCAAAGCCGGTTCTGCGTTAAACTTAATTGCTGCTGGAAAAGCATAA